The following proteins are encoded in a genomic region of Hippoglossus hippoglossus isolate fHipHip1 chromosome 3, fHipHip1.pri, whole genome shotgun sequence:
- the LOC117759336 gene encoding kinesin-like protein KIF3B has product MSSESVKVVVRCRPMNEKERANEFERVVSVNVKLGQIIVRNPNEASASSPPTVFTFDSVYNWNSKQIDLYNKSFRPLVNSVLLGFNGTIFAYGQTGTGKTYTMEGLRNDPERRGVIPNAFDHIFTHISRSQNQQYLVRASYLEIYQDEIKDLLSKDQSHRLELSERPDTGVFVKDLSSFVTKSVQEIEHVMKVGNQNRSVGATNMNEHSSRSHAIFVITVECSELGVDGENHIRVGHLNLVDLAGSERQAKTGAEGERLKEATKINQSLFALGNVMSALVDGRTSHIPYRDSKLTRLLQDSLGGNACTVMVANIGPASYNMEETLTTLRYSNRAKNIKNKPRINDDPKDALLREFQEEIARLKAQLKKRSGEKKKKKQRRAGEGSNGEDLEGETEDDDEDGDDNGDYWREQQLKLERERNAIMEDHSLVAEEKVQLLKEKEKKMEDLRREREAGELIEAKVKAMESKLLVGGENIVDHTNEQQRMLQQRKHEIAEKKDREREMQQQMECRDEETLELKETFTSLQQVVDSKTKKLRKVFARLQAMNAEIHDIQEEHSKERQKLEQNQNDLTKKLKLKHLIIENFIPPEEKSELDSRVYFDEEDEHWKLKPITPAVHIPTLKLNLPPRTTLDYQVPVVAPAMLEALRNALKIEDVMVIDASDCERPASTISGLRKSKSGRSRASKRSSSPSSPGPPLYPKCRGLVPK; this is encoded by the exons ATGAGTTCTGAGTCAGTAAAGGTGGTGGTCCGTTGCCGCccaatgaatgaaaaagaacgGGCAAACGAATTTGAAAGGGTGGTCTCTGTGAATGTGAAACTGGGCCAAATTATTGTCAGGAACCCCAATGAAGCTTCAGCCAGCAGTCCTCCCACAGTCTTCACTTTTGATTCAGTCTACAACTGGAACTCCAAACAAATAGATCTGTATAATAAATCCTTCAGGCCCCTGGTAAATTCAGTTCTTCTTGGCTTCAATGGGACTATCTTTGCCTATGGGCAGACAGGTACAGGGAAGACATACACAATGGAAGGGTTGAGAAATGatccagagaggagaggggtgaTCCCTAATGCCTTTGATCACATCTTCACACACATCTCACGGTCCCAGAATCAGCAGTACCTGGTGAGAGCATCATATCTTGAAATTTACCAAGATGAGATCAAAGACTTGCTCTCCAAGGACCAATCCCATCGTCTTGAGCTGAGTGAGAGGCCTGACACGGGAGTTTTTGTCAAAGACCTGTCATCATTTGTCACAAAGAGTGTGCAAGAGATCGAGCATGTCATGAAAGTGGGCAACCAGAATCGTTCTGTGGGTGCtacaaacatgaatgaacacaGTTCCCGATCTCACGCCATTTTCGTCATCACTGTTGAGTGCAGTGAGCTGGGTGTGGATGGAGAGAACCATATCAGAGTTGGCCATCTGAACCTGGTAGATTTAGCGGGCAGCGAAAGGCAGGCCAAAACTGGCGCTGAGGGGGAGAGGCTTAAAGAAGCCACAAAGATCAACCAGTCGCTTTTTGCTCTGGGGAATGTCATGTCAGCTCTGGTGGATGGCAGGACCAGCCACATCCCCTACCGAGATTCAAAACTCACCCGTCTGCTGCAGGACTCCCTGGGGGGCAATGCCTGCACTGTCATGGTTGCCAACATTGGGCCAGCATCCtacaacatggaggagacctTAACAACATTGCGATACTCCAACAGGGCAAAGAACATCAAGAATAAACCACGCATCAATGACGACCCCAAGGATGCCCTACTGAGGGAGTTTCAGGAGGAGATCGCCAGGCTGAAGGCGCAGCTGAAGAAGCgctcaggggaaaaaaagaagaagaagcagaggagggcTGGGGAAGGGAGCAATGGTGAGGATCtggaaggagagacagaggatgatgatgaagatggagatGACAATGGAGATTACTGGCGGGAGCAACAGCTtaagctggagagagagaggaatgccATCATGGAGGATCACAGTCTGGTGGCTGAGGAGAAAGTTCAACTGCTcaaggaaaaggagaagaaaatggaagacttgaggagggagagggaggctggAGAGTTGATTGAGGCTAAAGTTAAG GCAATGGAGAGTAAGCTCCTGGTTGGGGGGGAGAACATAGTGGATCACACCAACGAGCAACAGAgaatgctgcagcagaggaagcaTGAAATCGCTGAAAAG aaagacagagagcgagagatgcagcagcagatggagtGTCGTGACGAGGAGACTCTGGAGCTGAAAGAGACCTTTACGTCCTTGCAGCAGGTTGTCGACAGCAAAACCAAGAAGCTGAGAAAG GTGTTTGCCAGGTTGCAGGCAATGAACGCAGAAATCCACGACATCCAGGAGGAACACAGCAAAGAACGCCAGAAGCTGGAACAGAACCAGAATGACCTCACCAAGAAGCTCAAACTCAA acATCTGATCATTGAGAACTTCATTCCCCCAGAGGAGAAGAGCGAATTAGACAGCAGAGTTTACtttgatgaagaggatgagcaCTGGAAACTGAAGCCCATCACGCCT GCTGTACACATCCCGACACTGAAACTGAACCTTCCACCACGGACGACTTTGGACTATCAGGTGCCGGTGGTCGCCCCAGCGATGTTAGAAGCTCTGAGGAACGCTCTCAAGATTGAGGATGTGATGGTGATAGATGCCTCAGACTGTGAAAGGCCAGCCAGCACCATCTCCGGCCTCAGGAAATCAAAGTCTGG tCGATCAAGAGCTAGCAAGAGGTCGAGCAGCCCCTCCAGTCCAGGACCTCCTCTTTACCCAAAATGCCGCGGCCTGGTGCCCAAGTGA